From Jiangella mangrovi:
GGCGAGCTCGCGGAAGCCGTCCATCGCGATGACGCTGAAGTGCACCCACGTGTCCGTGCCGTCGGGAATGTCCGGCGAACTGATGGCCCCCCAACCCTTGTCCGCGCGGAAGAACTTCACCGTTCCGATCGCCATGCGCACAGCTTTCCACGCATGGGTCGTCGCTATACATCGCATCCCGCTAAGGAGCCGTGAAGATTGGGTACGGGCACCGGTGCCGGAAGCGGAGGTCCACACGTGCCAGCCGAATCCACCGACGACGACCTGCCGGTCCTCGACT
This genomic window contains:
- a CDS encoding cold-shock protein, translated to MAIGTVKFFRADKGWGAISSPDIPDGTDTWVHFSVIAMDGFRELAAGDRVEFSYEQAQQDSFRYRATVVRKLPDTRRRTA